From a single Lacerta agilis isolate rLacAgi1 chromosome 3, rLacAgi1.pri, whole genome shotgun sequence genomic region:
- the HS3ST5 gene encoding heparan sulfate glucosamine 3-O-sulfotransferase 5: protein MLFKQQALLRQKLLVLGSLAIGSLLYLVARVGSLDRLQPICPIDGRFGLHGQDEIPLRALQFKRGLLHEFRKGNASKEQIRLHSLVQQIPKAIIIGVRKGGTRALLEMLNLHPAVVKASQEIHFFDNDENYAKGIEWYRKKMPFSYPHQITIEKSPAYFITEEVPERIYKMNSSIKLLIIVREPTTRAISDYTQVLEGKERKNKTYYKFEKLAIDPNTCEVNTKYKAVRTSIYTKHLERWLKYFPIEQFHIVDGDRLITEPLPELQLVEKFLNLPPRISQYNLYFNATRGFYCLRFNIVFNKCLAGSKGRIHPEVDSSVITKLRKFFHPFNQKFYQITGRTFNWP from the exons ATGCTATTCAAACAGCAGGCGTTGCTGAGACAGAAGCTCCTTGTGCTAGGCAGCCTTGCTATTGGAAGTCTCCTATATCTAGTTGCCAGAGTTGGGAGCTTGGATAG ACTGCAGCCCATATGCCCTATCGATGGTCGATTTGGACTCCATGGCCAAGATGAAATTCCACTCCGAGCTCTACAATTTAAGCGTGGGTTGTTACATGAGTTCCGGAAGGGCAATGCTAGCAAGGAGCAAATTCGACTTCACAGTTTGGTCCAACAGATTCCCAAGGCCATAATAATTGGGGTGAGGAAGGGTGGAACTCGGGCACTGCTGGAAATGTTGAACCTCCACCCAGCAGTGGTCAAAGCTTCTCAAGAAATCCACTTCTTTGATAACGATGAGAACTACGCCAAGGGCATCGAGTGGTACAGGAAAAAAATGCCATTTTCTTATCCTCATCAGATAACCATTGAGAAAAGTCCAGCATACTTTATCACAGAGGAGGTACCTGAAAGGATTTATAAAATGAACTCCTCCATCAAATTGCTGATCATTGTCAGGGAACCCACAACAAGAGCTATTTCTGATTACACTCAGGTGCtggagggaaaagaaaggaaaaacaaaacctaCTACAAATTTGAAAAGCTGGCCATTGATCCTAATACCTGTGAGGTGAACACTAAATACAAGGCAGTAAGAACGAGCATCTACACCAAACATTTGGAGAGGTGGTTAAAATACTTTCCCATAGAGCAGTTTCATATTGTCGATGGCGATCGTCTCATTACAGAACCACTGCCAGAACTCCAGCTGGTAGAGAAGTTCTTAAATCTTCCTCCAAGGATAAGTCAATATAATTTATATTTCAATGCCACCAGAGGGTTTTATTGCTTGCGGTTTAACATTGTCTTTAACAAGTGCCTGGCGGGAAGCAAAGGACGCATCCATCCGGAGGTGGACTCCTCTGTCATTACCAAATTGCGCAAGTTCTTTCACCCTTTTAATCAGAAATTTTACCAGATCACAGGGAGGACATTTAACTGGCCCTAA